DNA sequence from the Coccidioides posadasii str. Silveira chromosome 5, complete sequence genome:
ATAACTCCGTATCGAGAGTAGGAGATAAAAAACCCGAGTACCTGGAACGGCGGAGATACGGGATTCCTGAATTGGAACCCGATCGCGGCGCCGGGCTTGGTCTGATAGGGAAATGCCATGATTCTGGCCTGATATCTGATTTCACGGGATATTTCGGCCGCAGAAATGGAGAAGTTGTCTCCATTGTTCCATCGTGCAGCAAATTATCGTGCCTGGATGCAAAATTGACTTCCTTGGCGATGGAAAAACTCTAATCAGATAAGATTATCAGATCCGAAATCAAGGTATCTAAAGCACGGCTAGTCCGGTATCAGATTAGATTATCAGATAatctatactccgtacggtgATAATTCCGCGGTGCTCCGCAAACACATGAAAATTCTGTTCTTGTGAAGACTTCATATTATTTTATCCCCCCTCCCTTGAAATGTCGCCTGTTGATAATTGGAGTTTGAGATCTACGCCGAGAATCATTTCCTAACCCTATGACAGATGGAAGCATGCGCTTAAAAGGCCCAATGCCAGTAGGAAGCTTAGGCGTGGTAATCGGGCGCCACCCGCTGCTAAATCAAATTGAGAGTTTCAACTAAAAACATAGCTCGGTTCACCTCGGAAGTGGTGTCCTAATCTTTGATCTAAGATCAAACAGCCAAGAAGTTACGCGAGGTATGGATTTTAGACCCAAAGTTGGGAGTTCGGATCCCAGTTTCAATTGCGAGTTCAGATCCGAGTTTCGCTTGCGAGTTCGGATCCGAGTTTCACTAGCGAGATCTCTTGCAATATGGGGACATATATAGAGAGCGAGCTGCACATGTCTCGTAGGACAAGTCTCCAAAGATCCATTATTTAGCCCTTTGTAGGTTCCTGCCATCCTACCGTCACCGACACTTCCGCGCTAGCTCGAAAAACGTGAAAACGAGACGCATCCACCTCGCAGCCATGGGCTTCGCAGTTCTACCGGCGCTAATCCCGGATATTCCCAAGGTTTACGATGTATACTTCGCCGCCTTCAAAGCAGATCCCATGGGAGAGATAATGCTTGATATCCTCTTCCCTGGCGGGATCACGGAGGAGTTTCGCAAAGCTCACTCAGAGGGTACGCTAGGCTTTTGGCATACAAGCCAGTCGCAATACACTTGGAAGTGTGTCGACACGAATACCGATGACATTGTGGGCATGGGACTTGCAGATGTATATCTCAAAGAGCGGACCGAAGAGGAACGCAAAAATCCTGGAATCAGCTGGTTGGAAGGTGAAGCAAAAGAGAGGGCAGAGAACATCATTAATCCTCTATGGGAAATGAAGGAAAAGCTATGGGGAGGGCGACGTTATATATGTGAGTGTAAAGCCTGCATCCACACTCAATTCACAAGTCGAGTGTAAACATTTGCATCAAGGAGGAACCGCAGCTAATTGGTCTGGCAGATTGCCACGTTATTGGCGTGGACCCTAAGCACCAGGGACGGAAGGCGGGTGCAGCCCTGGTACGATGGGGAATAGACTTAAGCGAGCAGACCGGCCTGCCCGTGTATTTCGAAGCGTCCCCATCTACTGTTAAAATGTACGAGAAGATGGGTTTTGAAACGCTCAAGGAAACTATAGTCCACAGGGCTGAGGATTTGGGCATAAAAGAGGATATCACGGTACCATTAATGGTTCGAATGCCCTCGTGTGCTGGGGGTCAAACATTTGAGGAATGGAGAGCAAAAGGATACCCAGCTTGGAGTGGGTGAGCCCTCCGGTGTTTGGATTTAGCCAAGGAAATAATCATATATTACCTCCCAGCAATTTAAGAGTTGAAAGTTAAAAGATCGGATATCCCTCCTTCTTGCCACATGCCGGCACAAATTTTTGATCCAATTTGGTGATCAGAATTCATCAACATCCCTTGCACATATCCAATTCGCAAGACGGAGATATTAAAGAGCGATTGCGGAGTTCCAGTCCCCCCTGCAATATGTCCGTCCGTTTATTAGAGGTAATTGAACGGCTGGGGTTTTGTGACAAGGTTCGCTCTCCCCAGCACCTGGATCGGACAACCCGGCCTGTATGGGACGTTGGATAACGCACCCAGTAAGTAGACCTTATTTGGCTTGGATGTCTCCCACGAGGTGGAGAGGGCATTAGGCCAATCCCTTTTACTGAGGACTCGAGAATAGGTCGCAATCCTATCTAAACCTTGCCAATTCAAGGTTGATTTAAAAGATGAGTGCCGTTAATACTTATTTTTTCCATGAGTTCGAACGTTTGAAGACTTGGTATAAGGTCAAATCGAAAGCCTCCTCTCGTTCGTTACCTTGCTCTTCTAATCCATGTAGTGTCCTCGAAGTATGATGAAAGTATCCGACGACAGATTGCCTTTCGAAATGTCAGCTGACCTGAAGGATTGATTGGGATGACGAGGAATCCAGAATAGAAGCAACCGTCAGGGAGGTCAAAGTTGACTGGAGACGCCAGCTCCAGCTCGCCAGATTAAGCAGCCGAAAATATTTCGAAATCGCAATTAGGAAATGCAAGGAAACCGAGTCCTAAACCACGATTCAGACGGAGTCtgcaaaggaaaaaagaaaaccccGGCAAATAAGAGGGCAAGCAGCGAAGTTTTCGGCGAGCAGAACTTGCTTGGTCCGCCGGGCTTTCAGCAGGTAGTAGACCTTCTCGAAGGAGTCAAGTTCCATAATCCTTTTTATCTCTCAGTTACTTAAATCCAATCTTGCGCTGTCAGGAGGACGCTCTCTGAGGTGCCGACGGAGCGGATAGGCATATAAAATCAC
Encoded proteins:
- a CDS encoding uncharacterized protein (EggNog:ENOG410PK9I~COG:S) translates to MGFAVLPALIPDIPKVYDVYFAAFKADPMGEIMLDILFPGGITEEFRKAHSEGTLGFWHTSQSQYTWKCVDTNTDDIVGMGLADVYLKERTEEERKNPGISWLEGEAKERAENIINPLWEMKEKLWGGRRYIYCHVIGVDPKHQGRKAGAALVRWGIDLSEQTGLPVYFEASPSTVKMYEKMGFETLKETIVHRAEDLGIKEDITVPLMVRMPSCAGGQTFEEWRAKGYPAWSG